A genomic segment from Chitinophaga flava encodes:
- a CDS encoding RNA polymerase sigma factor: protein MLLDRKHKEEDYYLQQAIQGNRKGFEYLVTTYKDLAYTIARNIVLNKEDAEEVVQDAFVKAFGALGDFRKAAKFSTWLYRIVYNTALTKEHARKAVTIPVDDGVWWPAEAVSTGSLTQTDRKRYIDLALRQLTEDERVVITLYYLGEKDITEIAAILALKKSAIKMRLLRGRKSMKAALELLLPKEVKDLL, encoded by the coding sequence ATGTTACTTGACCGCAAACACAAGGAGGAAGACTATTACTTGCAACAGGCCATTCAGGGTAACAGGAAAGGGTTTGAATACCTGGTGACCACCTATAAAGATCTGGCATATACGATTGCCAGGAATATTGTGTTGAATAAGGAGGATGCGGAAGAAGTGGTACAAGATGCCTTCGTAAAGGCTTTCGGCGCATTGGGGGATTTCCGGAAAGCGGCTAAATTTTCCACCTGGCTATACCGCATTGTATACAATACCGCTCTTACAAAAGAGCATGCCCGGAAAGCGGTGACTATTCCTGTTGATGATGGAGTCTGGTGGCCTGCAGAAGCCGTGAGCACGGGCTCCTTAACACAGACAGATCGCAAACGATACATCGACCTGGCGCTTCGCCAGTTGACAGAAGATGAACGTGTAGTGATCACCCTCTATTATCTGGGTGAAAAAGATATTACGGAAATTGCGGCGATACTGGCATTGAAAAAATCAGCCATTAAGATGCGGTTGCTGAGAGGCCGGAAAAGCATGAAGGCCGCATTGGAATTACTACTACCTAAAGAAGTAAAAGACTTGTTATGA
- a CDS encoding DUF6249 domain-containing protein: MQTTSAAFFIALSLATFGISYYYFTTRHKERIAIIEKGLPADFFKGTVDFKPLILTLGIVCISITLGLVAGLFSMPTFPILGGFVIIFFIFLFTGLGLLLSYFLLKKLHKRK; the protein is encoded by the coding sequence ATGCAAACCACATCTGCCGCATTCTTCATAGCCCTGTCACTGGCGACTTTTGGTATTAGTTACTATTATTTTACCACTCGTCACAAGGAAAGAATAGCCATTATTGAAAAAGGCCTGCCGGCAGACTTTTTTAAAGGAACCGTCGACTTCAAGCCACTGATATTAACCCTGGGAATAGTATGTATCAGTATTACGCTGGGATTGGTAGCCGGCCTTTTCAGTATGCCCACGTTTCCGATACTGGGAGGCTTTGTTATCATATTTTTCATATTTCTGTTCACCGGACTGGGCTTACTGTTATCGTATTTTCTGCTGAAGAAGTTGCACAAACGGAAATAA
- a CDS encoding serine hydrolase: MKISSTAFLCLIMAFYLPVPATGQDNIKLFDSLLTSSFPANEPGGVVLIARNNQVLYRKALGKANLELNIDMQPDQVFRLGSVTKQFTACAILTLAQQGKLSLQDPVTRFIPDYPRGADIHIAQLLTHTAGIKNYTGLSKFTREQQRQDLSARELVDFFRNEPLDFEPGTAFSYSNSGYVLLGYIIEQITGKSYATYINENFFQPLSMTHSFYDDAVTIIPQRVPGYKYTGNHYENAGFLSMTLPYAAGSLLSNADDLLKWYQALMSGKVVSHAALEKAYASSRLSNGRLTGYGYGWAIGNVQGSRSIKHIGIVNGFVAYVVYLPDEKLFAAILTNRENAPDPDILASRMLATLLSKPYDYTEITLTESERSAYQHTYVLEDGSRKTVACQDGNLMYYNPGALKARLIPLGRDLFRINASLTNLRFERNQKGQVTSFTQEGTELPIKGIANSDRVSTLKRIIVSPQQLSAYTGKYQFNPGPVFEVKLEDGRLYGQVGNDKKELIPFETHKFFARDLDAVIIFNLNAQHHVTGLTKLQQGEMKALIVDSHGH, encoded by the coding sequence ATGAAGATCTCGTCTACGGCTTTTCTATGCCTGATCATGGCGTTTTATTTGCCGGTACCGGCCACCGGACAGGATAATATAAAGTTATTTGACTCATTATTAACCAGCAGTTTTCCCGCCAACGAGCCTGGTGGCGTAGTACTCATTGCCCGCAACAATCAGGTACTTTACAGGAAGGCTTTGGGTAAAGCCAACCTGGAGCTGAACATCGATATGCAACCGGATCAGGTGTTCCGTCTGGGCTCTGTTACCAAGCAGTTTACCGCTTGCGCTATTCTTACCCTGGCGCAACAGGGAAAGTTGTCGCTGCAAGATCCGGTCACCAGGTTTATCCCGGATTATCCCCGCGGGGCCGACATCCATATAGCACAACTACTCACGCACACAGCAGGCATAAAAAATTATACCGGCTTAAGCAAATTTACCCGTGAACAGCAACGCCAGGACCTTTCAGCCCGGGAACTCGTCGATTTCTTCAGGAACGAACCACTGGATTTTGAACCGGGAACGGCGTTCAGTTATAGCAACTCCGGATATGTACTACTGGGATATATCATAGAGCAGATCACCGGAAAATCCTATGCTACCTATATCAACGAAAATTTCTTTCAACCCCTGAGCATGACCCACTCATTTTATGATGATGCTGTCACCATCATCCCGCAACGGGTACCCGGTTATAAATATACTGGTAACCATTATGAAAATGCTGGCTTCCTCAGCATGACATTACCATATGCTGCGGGCTCTCTGTTATCTAATGCAGATGACCTCCTGAAATGGTATCAGGCCCTGATGAGCGGGAAAGTGGTGAGTCACGCCGCCCTGGAAAAGGCGTATGCTTCCTCCCGGCTGTCCAATGGCCGATTAACGGGCTATGGTTATGGATGGGCTATCGGAAATGTACAAGGAAGCCGTAGTATCAAACACATAGGAATCGTAAACGGATTTGTCGCCTATGTAGTGTATCTGCCGGATGAAAAATTATTCGCCGCTATTTTGACAAACCGTGAGAATGCGCCCGATCCGGATATCTTAGCCTCACGGATGCTGGCTACCTTACTATCTAAACCTTACGACTATACGGAGATAACACTCACTGAAAGTGAACGCTCTGCTTATCAGCATACCTACGTGCTGGAAGATGGATCAAGGAAAACGGTGGCCTGTCAGGATGGAAACCTGATGTATTATAACCCCGGTGCACTAAAGGCCCGGCTGATCCCGTTGGGAAGAGACCTTTTCCGCATCAATGCTAGTCTTACCAATCTCCGGTTTGAACGGAATCAAAAAGGGCAAGTGACCAGTTTCACACAGGAAGGAACAGAACTACCGATAAAAGGCATCGCCAATAGTGATCGTGTGAGCACTTTAAAGAGGATCATCGTGTCTCCCCAACAACTGTCGGCCTATACCGGAAAATACCAGTTTAATCCCGGACCTGTTTTCGAAGTGAAGCTGGAAGATGGCCGCCTGTATGGACAGGTAGGGAACGATAAAAAAGAACTGATACCTTTTGAAACACATAAATTTTTCGCGCGGGACTTAGACGCCGTAATCATTTTTAACCTCAACGCTCAACACCATGTTACAGGACTTACAAAACTGCAGCAGGGTGAAATGAAAGCATTGATTGTAGATAGTCACGGTCATTGA